A region from the Sutcliffiella horikoshii genome encodes:
- a CDS encoding 3'-5' exonuclease has protein sequence MFSFAKKHYFPSNLAENIPLSTPVDKLEFTVFDTETTGFNVAKDDRLIALGAVKIKNLQVIEDSAYQTYINPNRQIPREITELTGITQEQTIEAPTALMAIEDLRDLAAGQSACYVGHYIAFDMQVIKSELKRNNLTWKQPKTLDTLDLIGYIAPNYDMRDLEKYARDFGTRIYQRHSALGDALTTAFLFTELLQICQERGIKTWGDLLNIGTN, from the coding sequence ATGTTCTCATTCGCAAAAAAACATTATTTCCCGAGCAATTTAGCAGAAAACATCCCACTTTCCACACCTGTCGACAAACTGGAATTCACCGTATTCGATACCGAAACGACGGGTTTCAACGTGGCCAAGGATGACAGATTGATAGCACTTGGCGCCGTCAAAATAAAGAACCTGCAGGTAATAGAGGACAGCGCCTACCAAACATACATCAACCCGAATCGACAAATTCCTCGGGAAATTACCGAGCTCACTGGCATCACACAAGAACAAACGATAGAAGCACCAACAGCGCTGATGGCCATAGAAGATTTAAGGGACCTCGCAGCTGGACAATCAGCCTGTTATGTTGGTCACTATATCGCCTTTGATATGCAAGTGATCAAATCGGAACTTAAGCGCAACAACTTGACCTGGAAACAACCGAAAACTCTCGACACCCTGGACCTGATCGGTTATATCGCCCCTAACTATGACATGCGAGATCTTGAAAAATACGCAAGGGATTTCGGCACAAGAATCTACCAAAGACACTCAGCTCTTGGAGACGCGCTTACCACCGCATTCCTATTCACGGAACTGCTCCAGATCTGCCAAGAACGTGGAATAAAGACATGGGGGGATTTGTTGAACATTGGGACTAACTAA
- a CDS encoding RNA polymerase sigma factor, producing the protein MAEDYELIEEIIRGSEAAMEVLTRRYYRDIFAFVYRKVGNRDLAYDLTQEIFVKVVQRVGSLRDKTAFKSWLYQIAVNHCRDYWRSAAYQQESKQVEIPEQMKSDGSDVPYIFERKETREQVKKALHSLPDMQQEAVILKYFHYMKIQEIADVTHANISTVKSRLKQGLTKLAAILKEGEEDEKKRLRR; encoded by the coding sequence ATGGCGGAGGATTATGAGTTGATCGAGGAAATTATCCGGGGCAGCGAGGCGGCGATGGAAGTGCTGACTCGCAGGTATTATCGTGATATTTTTGCGTTTGTTTATCGGAAGGTCGGCAATCGGGATTTGGCCTATGACTTGACCCAGGAGATTTTTGTGAAGGTGGTGCAGCGGGTTGGCAGTTTGAGAGATAAGACCGCATTTAAGAGTTGGCTGTATCAGATTGCGGTAAACCATTGCCGGGATTATTGGCGAAGTGCCGCCTACCAGCAGGAAAGTAAGCAGGTCGAGATTCCGGAGCAGATGAAAAGTGACGGCAGTGATGTGCCTTACATATTTGAGAGAAAAGAAACGCGCGAGCAAGTGAAAAAAGCGTTGCACTCATTGCCAGATATGCAGCAGGAAGCAGTTATATTGAAATACTTTCATTATATGAAAATACAAGAAATTGCTGATGTGACACATGCGAACATTTCAACGGTGAAATCCCGGTTGAAACAAGGCTTGACGAAGCTTGCGGCTATTTTAAAGGAGGGTGAAGAAGATGAGAAGAAACGACTACGAAGATAA
- a CDS encoding BsuPI-related putative proteinase inhibitor gives MSLEAKLTYSESGPDSVMLHFVVENNGGASEKVTFRSGQRYDYILYRDGARVEQFSEGKMFTMIYEEIMVGPGQELSFDIPLKNLQPGSYKVIVWLADSGWPGARDRLEFDI, from the coding sequence ATGAGTTTGGAAGCAAAGTTGACTTATTCAGAGAGTGGCCCGGATTCGGTCATGTTGCATTTTGTCGTAGAAAATAATGGCGGTGCTTCGGAAAAAGTAACATTTCGTAGTGGGCAGCGATATGACTATATCTTGTATCGGGACGGCGCGCGCGTGGAGCAATTTTCAGAAGGAAAAATGTTCACGATGATCTATGAGGAGATTATGGTGGGGCCTGGGCAGGAGTTAAGCTTTGATATTCCGTTGAAGAATTTGCAGCCTGGTAGTTATAAGGTGATCGTGTGGCTGGCTGACTCGGGTTGGCCAGGTGCTAGAGATCGCTTAGAATTTGATATATAA
- a CDS encoding helix-turn-helix domain-containing protein → MYEYKLQINIGLWKSVYVLVQGQHHEEAIEVLKTIAQQAINSIGGQVSATDLPSNIHSKVDEVEITDIISLAKQINEFVLQNNQMRASSLMSDYIERVISLLFSSQADVEKFKREILVSIIHKRMKEQSAASLIHEPNAQVVEYKESEYVTTKEAAVIGGVTDQTIRRWCEKGKFPEAFQTEGGHWRIPQKYLKTNSNQAESAEKWIRKLDNNTKSHIGEAIDEFDIDIEYS, encoded by the coding sequence GTGTATGAATATAAATTGCAAATAAATATTGGTTTGTGGAAAAGTGTCTATGTCCTTGTTCAAGGGCAGCATCATGAAGAAGCCATTGAAGTATTAAAGACAATTGCCCAACAGGCCATAAATTCTATAGGAGGACAGGTATCTGCTACAGATCTACCTTCCAATATACACTCTAAAGTTGATGAAGTTGAAATAACTGATATCATCTCATTAGCAAAACAGATAAACGAGTTTGTCTTACAAAACAATCAAATGAGAGCGTCGAGCTTAATGTCAGATTATATAGAGAGAGTAATTAGTCTGCTTTTTAGTTCACAGGCTGACGTAGAGAAATTTAAAAGAGAAATATTAGTTTCCATTATCCACAAACGTATGAAAGAGCAAAGTGCGGCTTCATTAATCCATGAGCCTAACGCCCAAGTAGTGGAATATAAAGAAAGCGAATACGTGACAACAAAGGAAGCAGCAGTAATAGGTGGTGTAACAGATCAGACAATAAGACGTTGGTGTGAAAAAGGTAAATTCCCAGAAGCTTTCCAAACTGAAGGAGGACATTGGAGAATTCCACAAAAGTATTTGAAGACCAACTCGAACCAAGCTGAATCCGCAGAGAAGTGGATTCGTAAATTAGACAACAATACAAAAAGCCACATAGGAGAAGCAATTGATGAGTTTGATATCGACATTGAATACTCCTAA
- a CDS encoding ABC transporter ATP-binding protein produces MNLTIKNLSKSFGDKNVLDDVSIKFSAGVYGILGANGSGKTTLMRILASVLKPSGGQVYFNNQDIVGMDEAYRDVIGYLPQHVGFYKNFTAEKFLLYIAALKGLPKDKAKVKVDEVLELVGLSAERKGKVGRFSGGMKQRVGIAQALLNDPKVLIVDEPTAGLDPKERIRFRNLLAKIAINRIVLLSTHIVSDIEFIAREVVILKDGKLLRKDSPQDLLDGIADKVWSVKVPESEIASFQAEFKVGNIGRVGDGVFDLRILSDSKPHPAALNEAPNLEDLYLYYFDEEVAS; encoded by the coding sequence ATGAACTTAACCATTAAAAATTTGAGTAAATCGTTTGGCGATAAAAACGTGTTGGATGATGTGAGCATTAAATTTTCTGCCGGCGTGTATGGCATTCTTGGGGCAAATGGTTCCGGAAAAACGACGCTGATGCGGATCTTGGCGAGTGTGTTGAAGCCGAGTGGCGGCCAGGTTTATTTTAACAATCAGGATATTGTGGGCATGGATGAGGCATACCGTGATGTGATTGGCTATTTGCCACAGCATGTGGGGTTTTATAAAAATTTTACGGCGGAGAAGTTTCTGTTATATATTGCGGCGTTGAAGGGCTTGCCTAAAGATAAGGCTAAAGTGAAAGTGGACGAGGTACTGGAGCTGGTTGGGTTGTCTGCTGAGCGCAAAGGAAAGGTTGGCAGATTTTCCGGCGGGATGAAGCAGCGTGTCGGGATTGCGCAGGCATTATTGAATGATCCGAAAGTGTTGATTGTCGATGAGCCTACTGCAGGACTGGACCCTAAGGAACGGATTCGTTTTCGGAATCTATTAGCGAAGATCGCGATTAACCGGATTGTGCTATTGTCCACTCACATTGTGTCTGACATTGAGTTTATTGCTCGAGAGGTTGTTATTTTAAAAGATGGCAAGCTGTTGCGCAAGGATTCTCCTCAGGATTTGTTGGACGGCATTGCCGATAAGGTATGGTCGGTAAAGGTTCCAGAGTCTGAGATTGCAAGCTTTCAAGCTGAATTTAAGGTCGGGAATATTGGCCGGGTTGGGGATGGTGTGTTTGACTTGCGCATTTTAAGTGACAGCAAACCCCACCCTGCTGCACTGAACGAAGCACCTAACTTAGAAGATTTATATCTTTATTATTTTGATGAAGAGGTGGCCTCCTAA
- a CDS encoding acyltransferase family protein has product MSSINQSLTPTKKRFRTEIEGLRAIAALLVAIYHIWLGNVSGGVDVFFVVSGFLITTSLLGRVQREGKIDIIDFILGLTKRLFPAAFFVLLVVTVASMLWLPQVQWAQTLQEIFASAFYYQNWQLAFNAVDYLAQNNQASPVQHFWAMSIQGQFYLLWPTVVFGLALIMRKLFNMKLKTTLTTVLLTVFTASLTYSIYLTSTNQALAYFHTFTRVWEFALGGIVAVLGSQIVLRKSISFIIGWIGLLAIVLCGIILQVSTIFPGYAALWPTIAAIFIILAGNNGGTLGVHRFLSLKPLAKLGNLSYALYLWHWPILVFYFIISGKEAVPLLDGLIIIIASIILSYITTDLIEKPIRSMKKESPKWKRGSVVFACMVPVVLTASLWANQISKAEAELANLVENEEYPGALEVFATNVQEDVPVLPTPLQAQNDLPKVYEDECHQSLSDSEVIACEYGETDNAEYTVALVGGSHSAQWLPALEEFAQEEKIKVINYTKSACRFTAEEVNAATSESCYEWNKELIQTLISTKPDLVFTTADVGRKAEVPQGFVQQWETLNEADISVFALRDNAWFEFDVPSCVEEKGEDSLECAQEREKALPSESPFSKLEDVPANVHYVDLTDYLCDEDYCKPVKGNVLVYRDKHHITATYARTMAPILKKELFAVLKK; this is encoded by the coding sequence ATGTCATCCATCAACCAATCACTAACACCAACCAAAAAACGCTTCCGCACCGAAATAGAAGGGCTTCGCGCAATCGCAGCGCTCTTGGTCGCAATCTATCACATTTGGCTCGGCAACGTCTCTGGGGGAGTCGATGTCTTCTTTGTTGTCTCTGGTTTCCTTATCACCACATCCTTACTAGGTAGGGTACAAAGAGAAGGAAAAATCGACATAATAGACTTCATCTTAGGCCTTACAAAACGCCTGTTTCCGGCAGCCTTCTTTGTGTTGCTTGTCGTGACAGTAGCAAGTATGCTCTGGCTCCCCCAGGTTCAGTGGGCACAGACGCTCCAAGAAATATTTGCATCAGCTTTCTATTATCAAAACTGGCAACTAGCCTTCAACGCAGTTGATTATTTGGCGCAGAATAACCAAGCAAGCCCGGTCCAACACTTCTGGGCAATGTCCATCCAAGGACAATTCTATCTGCTCTGGCCAACCGTTGTATTCGGACTGGCACTAATCATGCGCAAATTATTTAACATGAAACTCAAAACGACGCTCACAACTGTACTACTAACAGTTTTCACAGCATCCCTAACCTATTCCATCTATCTCACATCTACCAACCAGGCACTTGCCTATTTCCACACTTTTACGCGTGTATGGGAGTTCGCACTTGGCGGTATAGTCGCTGTACTTGGCTCGCAGATCGTCTTACGCAAATCCATAAGCTTTATTATCGGCTGGATTGGCTTACTTGCCATTGTCTTATGTGGTATTATCCTTCAAGTATCCACCATATTCCCAGGATACGCTGCACTTTGGCCAACCATTGCAGCCATCTTTATCATCTTGGCCGGCAATAACGGAGGAACTTTGGGAGTCCACAGATTCCTAAGCCTAAAGCCATTAGCAAAACTCGGTAACCTTTCTTATGCCCTTTACCTATGGCACTGGCCAATCTTGGTCTTTTATTTCATTATCTCAGGCAAAGAGGCAGTTCCATTGCTAGATGGATTAATTATTATCATTGCCTCAATAATCTTGTCATACATTACAACCGACCTGATTGAAAAACCGATCCGTTCCATGAAAAAAGAAAGTCCAAAGTGGAAGCGTGGATCAGTAGTCTTCGCTTGCATGGTGCCAGTTGTGTTGACGGCGTCACTTTGGGCAAATCAAATCTCAAAGGCAGAAGCGGAACTTGCCAACCTGGTAGAGAACGAGGAATACCCTGGTGCGCTTGAGGTCTTCGCAACTAATGTCCAAGAAGATGTCCCAGTCTTGCCAACACCACTACAGGCACAGAACGATCTTCCAAAGGTTTATGAGGACGAGTGTCATCAGTCTTTATCGGACTCGGAAGTAATAGCATGTGAGTATGGAGAAACTGATAACGCTGAATATACAGTGGCTCTTGTTGGTGGATCTCATTCAGCACAATGGCTGCCAGCACTTGAAGAATTTGCCCAAGAAGAAAAGATTAAGGTTATCAATTACACGAAAAGTGCTTGTCGTTTTACTGCTGAAGAAGTGAATGCAGCTACATCTGAATCTTGTTATGAGTGGAACAAGGAATTGATTCAGACACTAATATCAACCAAACCGGATCTTGTGTTTACGACAGCAGATGTTGGTCGAAAAGCAGAAGTACCACAAGGGTTTGTACAACAGTGGGAAACTTTAAATGAAGCGGACATCTCTGTATTCGCACTAAGAGACAATGCATGGTTTGAATTTGATGTTCCGTCTTGTGTGGAGGAAAAGGGGGAAGATTCCTTAGAATGCGCGCAAGAGAGGGAAAAGGCACTGCCTTCTGAAAGTCCGTTCAGTAAATTGGAGGACGTACCAGCTAATGTGCACTATGTGGATCTGACGGATTACTTGTGTGATGAGGACTATTGCAAACCGGTTAAAGGTAATGTGCTGGTCTATAGAGACAAACACCACATCACAGCAACATATGCTAGGACGATGGCCCCTATTCTGAAAAAGGAACTCTTCGCTGTTTTGAAAAAATAA
- a CDS encoding DUF4309 domain-containing protein has product MSCLLLVFLAACQGGSSEDAQIAAKDGKEETTLEEEVHLSDSWQGDWFTFSPPAIIGQLTIYEETDEGFSFIIELSNDELTPKSKDSSELIVSFKSLGGYAKKDGPVAVSEKKDNGCVLTLQKGAEGIEVKESEECADPELTVDFNHSFTPAETFVIDEHFLASIKEGKFTPDGYGIGTPIRTIIDELGKPDAEIQRNEAFYHIYSHTGYGTAVGENTVGLLTVIQPEPLTPEDIKKLMGEPEQEGPNEMEGLYFYYYTIDEKYELYFEFLPEEKTLLRFHLRELKLM; this is encoded by the coding sequence GTGAGCTGTTTATTATTAGTTTTTCTCGCAGCCTGTCAAGGTGGTTCAAGTGAAGATGCACAAATAGCCGCAAAGGATGGGAAAGAGGAAACTACTTTAGAAGAGGAAGTTCACTTGTCCGATAGTTGGCAAGGAGATTGGTTTACTTTTTCCCCCCCAGCCATCATTGGCCAATTAACTATATATGAAGAAACGGATGAAGGCTTTTCTTTTATTATTGAATTATCCAATGATGAGCTTACTCCAAAATCTAAGGATTCTTCCGAACTTATCGTTTCCTTTAAAAGTTTAGGTGGATATGCGAAAAAGGATGGACCCGTTGCAGTTTCTGAAAAAAAAGACAATGGCTGTGTGCTCACTTTGCAAAAGGGTGCAGAAGGTATAGAGGTGAAAGAGTCGGAGGAATGTGCCGACCCAGAGCTTACGGTCGATTTCAACCATTCCTTTACCCCTGCGGAAACCTTTGTCATAGATGAACATTTCTTAGCAAGCATTAAAGAAGGCAAGTTTACTCCAGATGGTTATGGCATCGGAACGCCGATTAGGACAATCATCGATGAGCTTGGGAAACCAGATGCCGAGATCCAGCGAAATGAAGCCTTTTATCATATTTATTCCCATACCGGTTATGGCACAGCTGTAGGTGAAAATACCGTTGGATTGCTGACAGTCATTCAACCTGAACCTCTGACACCAGAGGATATTAAGAAGCTGATGGGTGAGCCGGAACAAGAAGGACCAAACGAAATGGAAGGTTTATATTTCTATTACTACACGATTGACGAAAAATATGAATTGTATTTTGAATTTTTACCAGAGGAGAAAACATTATTACGCTTCCACTTACGGGAGTTAAAGTTGATGTAG
- a CDS encoding DUF294 nucleotidyltransferase-like domain-containing protein: MKHLLTKNLTATEAANIKNQCKTFHYNQNDIILQANEHREGVFLVLSGMAEVYLPFQKSQDEVLEIIKPNELIGLSNLHHFLITNFPQTQQPDPTTPIYPDQLPGQPVQHNQTLVQVRAIDDTEALFIPYTVLKERWSEPALRDYLLDQVSSRLHDVYHSLAEQINMSTTMGRTADPTILRVRDIMQPTTTTIQAKRTDSIQSVAEKLSQNNTKTAAIILNNNQIKGIVTMHDFVNRVITSGKSTQEQVHTIITENPITIPRTAYYYEALTTMLLNGIKHLPVTTENNQLAGLVTLTDLLQAKQPTAMLQNTETLKTVTKEELPQIKQQLYAMITTMLQQQVPILTTLEVMNTLYDQLIKRCIDLSIIEMPTAPPAKFCFYLMGSGARKEQFLLTDQDHFLVYEGEGDTHDYPDGHSDQIATRYFEELSQKIVTNLELAGYQKCKGDMMASNPIWRGTLQKWESRLHEWTLNATNDRLLLAQNFFSYRHIAGDDTLHQQFQQTILDSLDRAKIFLYRLSQLERENPIPTLEQPIRSMFRRNKKQLDLKKEVLFPYHHSLQILALMHGITYGTPIEKIDQLHEKKILSENFQKDLKASISTILNYYVRNRYNQHQNGEDLTSSLSLTTLSTREKEELMLSIRLIKELQNHMLSYY, translated from the coding sequence ATGAAACATCTCCTAACCAAAAACCTGACCGCAACCGAAGCAGCCAACATAAAAAACCAATGCAAAACCTTTCACTACAACCAAAACGACATCATCCTCCAAGCCAACGAACACCGCGAAGGCGTCTTTCTTGTGCTCTCCGGCATGGCTGAAGTCTATCTCCCATTCCAAAAATCCCAAGACGAAGTCCTGGAAATCATTAAACCGAATGAACTCATCGGGCTATCCAACCTCCACCATTTCCTCATCACGAATTTCCCGCAAACTCAACAACCGGATCCAACCACACCAATATATCCCGATCAACTCCCAGGCCAGCCGGTGCAGCACAACCAAACCCTCGTCCAAGTCCGCGCAATCGACGATACAGAAGCACTTTTCATTCCCTATACGGTGCTAAAAGAGAGATGGAGCGAACCTGCCCTCCGAGACTACTTATTAGACCAGGTCAGCTCCCGCCTTCACGATGTCTACCACTCACTCGCCGAACAGATTAACATGAGCACCACCATGGGGCGAACAGCAGACCCGACCATTCTCCGGGTCCGAGACATCATGCAGCCAACAACGACCACCATTCAAGCTAAACGAACCGACAGCATCCAATCCGTCGCAGAAAAGCTGTCCCAAAATAACACGAAAACCGCCGCCATCATTCTAAACAACAACCAAATCAAAGGCATCGTAACAATGCACGACTTCGTCAATCGCGTCATCACCAGTGGCAAAAGCACCCAAGAACAAGTCCACACCATCATCACAGAAAATCCAATCACTATCCCAAGAACCGCCTACTACTACGAAGCACTCACTACCATGCTTCTGAACGGTATCAAACACCTGCCAGTCACCACAGAAAACAACCAACTCGCAGGACTGGTCACCCTGACAGACCTCTTGCAAGCCAAACAACCGACCGCTATGCTTCAAAACACAGAAACACTCAAAACAGTCACCAAAGAAGAGCTACCACAAATCAAACAGCAACTATACGCAATGATTACCACCATGCTCCAACAACAAGTTCCAATTCTGACAACGCTTGAAGTCATGAATACCCTTTACGACCAGCTCATCAAGCGTTGCATCGACCTTTCCATAATAGAAATGCCAACAGCACCACCGGCAAAATTCTGTTTCTACCTAATGGGCAGCGGGGCAAGAAAAGAACAGTTCCTGCTCACCGACCAGGATCACTTCCTCGTCTACGAGGGAGAGGGCGATACGCACGACTACCCGGATGGTCATAGCGACCAGATCGCCACCCGATACTTCGAAGAATTATCACAAAAAATCGTCACAAACCTAGAACTCGCCGGCTACCAAAAATGCAAAGGCGATATGATGGCATCCAACCCAATCTGGCGCGGCACCCTCCAAAAATGGGAATCCCGCCTTCACGAATGGACGTTAAACGCCACCAACGACCGCCTGCTTCTGGCCCAGAACTTTTTCTCCTATCGTCATATAGCGGGGGACGATACGCTGCACCAGCAATTCCAACAAACAATATTGGATTCACTGGACCGAGCTAAAATATTCCTATACCGCCTGTCCCAACTCGAACGGGAAAACCCGATCCCGACCCTAGAACAACCAATCCGATCCATGTTCCGCCGTAACAAAAAACAACTCGACCTGAAAAAAGAAGTCCTGTTCCCATATCATCACAGCCTGCAGATACTCGCACTCATGCACGGCATCACATATGGAACGCCAATAGAAAAAATAGACCAACTGCACGAAAAAAAGATCCTCTCGGAAAACTTCCAAAAGGATCTCAAAGCATCAATCAGCACCATCCTTAATTATTACGTCCGCAATCGATACAACCAACACCAAAACGGAGAAGACCTAACGTCATCCTTATCACTGACAACACTATCAACCCGTGAAAAAGAAGAGCTGATGCTCAGCATAAGACTCATAAAAGAACTCCAAAACCACATGCTGTCCTACTATTAA
- a CDS encoding ABC transporter permease, which translates to MRRNDYEDKFRDDEDFDLELLELENEVFCNLKEYDVEFPSEEEMMSTIESIRPHVPRKQNMFKPLADLVRHSGQEIFRISPLFWGANGLLVLISLVAFFMADELDPYFTIMILAPLPTIAGVLELMRSKNSGMLELELSLKYSWQELLLSRMLVIGGFNVSVNIAFTAVLSFVVADVWFAKMTLYWLTPFTLLMAVSLVIISRFRKFHIVTVTLVSWIGLGMVMSQTTLFERLGDVPSYVIVLVIIAASIFSLCKMMWIYKRGISYELNH; encoded by the coding sequence ATGAGAAGAAACGACTACGAAGATAAGTTTCGGGATGATGAGGATTTTGATTTGGAGTTGTTGGAGCTTGAGAATGAGGTGTTTTGCAATTTAAAAGAGTATGATGTGGAGTTTCCGAGTGAGGAAGAAATGATGTCCACCATCGAATCCATCCGCCCTCATGTGCCGAGGAAGCAGAACATGTTTAAACCTTTGGCGGATTTAGTAAGACACTCCGGACAAGAAATTTTCCGGATCAGCCCCCTCTTTTGGGGAGCAAATGGACTGCTTGTGCTGATTTCGTTGGTTGCCTTTTTCATGGCGGATGAGTTGGACCCCTATTTTACTATAATGATTCTTGCCCCCCTCCCCACCATTGCCGGTGTGTTGGAGCTGATGCGCAGTAAAAACAGCGGGATGCTGGAGTTGGAGTTGTCGTTGAAGTATAGCTGGCAGGAGTTGCTGTTGTCTCGAATGTTGGTGATTGGCGGGTTTAATGTGTCGGTAAATATCGCGTTTACGGCGGTGCTTTCGTTTGTGGTCGCAGACGTGTGGTTTGCCAAGATGACGTTGTACTGGTTGACACCGTTTACTCTTCTGATGGCTGTGTCGCTAGTGATTATTTCTCGTTTCAGGAAGTTTCATATTGTTACGGTCACGCTGGTGAGTTGGATTGGGTTAGGGATGGTCATGAGTCAGACTACGCTTTTTGAAAGACTTGGCGATGTCCCGTCCTACGTGATTGTGTTGGTGATCATAGCGGCGTCGATTTTTAGCTTGTGTAAAATGATGTGGATCTATAAAAGGGGGATTTCGTATGAACTTAACCATTAA
- the spoIIID gene encoding sporulation transcriptional regulator SpoIIID, which yields MHDYIKERTIKIGKYIVETKKTVRVIAKEFGVSKSTVHKDLTERLPEINPDLANEVKTILDYHKSIRHLRGGEATKMKYKKEEEAVK from the coding sequence GTGCACGATTACATCAAAGAGAGAACTATCAAGATTGGAAAGTATATCGTGGAGACAAAGAAGACAGTTCGCGTGATAGCGAAAGAATTTGGCGTTTCCAAAAGTACTGTCCACAAGGATCTGACCGAAAGACTGCCGGAGATCAACCCAGACTTAGCAAACGAAGTCAAAACAATCCTTGATTACCATAAATCCATCAGGCATTTACGGGGCGGCGAAGCAACCAAGATGAAGTACAAGAAAGAAGAAGAAGCCGTAAAATAA
- the mreB gene encoding rod shape-determining protein, whose product MFARDIGIDLGTANVLIHVKGKGIVLNEPSVVALDTNTGKVLAVGEEARKMVGRTPGNIVAMRPLKDGVIADFEVTEAMLKHFIKKLNVKGFLSKPRILICCPTNITSVEQKAIREAAEKSGGKKIYLEEEPKVAAIGAGMDIFQPSGNMVVDIGGGTTDVAVLSMGDIVTASSIKMAGDKFDNEILQYIKKKYKLLIGERTAENIKIEIATVFPGGRNESIDIRGRDMVSGLPQTITVTSTEIEEALRESVQVIVQAAKSVLERTPPELSADIIDRGVILTGGGALLHGMDQLLAEELKVPVLVAEQPMDCVAIGTGIMLDHIDRLPSKSFA is encoded by the coding sequence ATGTTTGCAAGGGATATTGGAATTGACCTGGGTACGGCGAACGTACTCATCCACGTAAAAGGAAAAGGGATCGTCTTGAACGAACCTTCTGTAGTAGCACTTGACACAAACACAGGCAAAGTATTGGCAGTAGGGGAAGAGGCCCGCAAGATGGTTGGCCGTACCCCAGGAAACATCGTAGCAATGCGCCCCCTAAAAGACGGCGTTATCGCAGACTTCGAAGTAACAGAAGCAATGCTTAAGCACTTCATCAAAAAACTGAACGTAAAAGGCTTCTTATCTAAGCCGCGTATCCTTATTTGCTGCCCAACCAACATCACATCCGTTGAGCAAAAAGCAATCAGAGAAGCGGCAGAAAAGAGCGGGGGCAAAAAAATCTACCTAGAAGAAGAGCCAAAAGTAGCAGCAATCGGAGCGGGCATGGACATCTTCCAACCGAGCGGAAACATGGTAGTCGATATCGGTGGCGGAACAACAGACGTTGCAGTTCTTTCCATGGGCGACATCGTAACTGCTTCCTCCATTAAAATGGCCGGAGACAAATTCGACAATGAAATTCTTCAGTACATCAAAAAGAAGTACAAGCTTCTAATCGGTGAGCGCACAGCCGAAAACATCAAAATCGAAATTGCAACAGTATTCCCTGGTGGCCGTAACGAATCCATCGACATTCGCGGACGCGATATGGTAAGCGGACTGCCGCAAACGATCACAGTCACATCCACAGAAATCGAAGAAGCACTACGAGAATCCGTTCAAGTGATCGTACAAGCAGCAAAAAGCGTCCTAGAACGCACACCACCTGAACTATCCGCAGATATCATCGATCGCGGCGTCATCCTGACAGGCGGAGGAGCACTCCTGCACGGAATGGACCAACTCCTAGCAGAAGAACTAAAAGTCCCAGTACTAGTAGCAGAACAACCAATGGACTGCGTAGCAATCGGAACAGGTATCATGCTCGACCACATCGACCGCCTACCATCCAAAAGCTTCGCCTAA